Within Diprion similis isolate iyDipSimi1 chromosome 11, iyDipSimi1.1, whole genome shotgun sequence, the genomic segment gattttgatttttgttggcgttttctttgttcaaagttttttttgagattttcatttgctaaaaaaatctttatttcgtgtttttcttcgatcatttctggaaatttaattatttgtctAACTTTACTATATACTTGTTCTCCAAAATGCAATTCATAAGGTACATATCCTGTGCTATGGTGGGtagttaaatttaaaaaattttcaatttcttttacacTCTTGGCCCATTTTGTATGTTTATCAGAACAAAGCGTACGAAATAATCTTCCAATCTCTCGCATAACTCTCTCAGTTGGGTTAGACTGAGGATGACGTATAGAAGAGTAACAAACCTtaacatttaatttttccaattctacTTTCCATTTGTCGGCCGTAAATTGTGTGCCATTGTCAGATAATATTCTTTTTGGTTTCCCAACGTTCAcaaaataatcattaattaaCCTATTTAGCGCAGATATGGTAGTTGCTCTTTTTAAAGTATATATTTGACAGTATTTAGAAAAAGCGTCTATCGCGACTAGAAGATATTGTACCCCACCTATAGATCTTGGCAATGGACCATAAAAATCAACCGTCAACAGTTCGTTCGGCTTTTCAGCAAGCACTCTCATAAATTCACCTTGCATACTATATGATAAAACTTTAACTCGCTGACACAAATCACAAGACTGCACGTATTTTTTGATATGATCTTTCATTTTACgccaataataatatgtactaATGTATTGAAATGTTTTATATACTCCCATATGACCTATTTTTTCATGAACAGACTTGACCAATAATCTTACCAAACAATCTGGAATAACTAAACACCAATATTTACCATGGGgtgatttataaaataaaatgtcatttttgagTTTATACGATACATTATGATTTGCTAATTCAGATTTACACGAtactataattttattcaactgtgGGTCATCTATTTGcaaatgttttatatttttcagttcTCTAAGTAAAGATACATCAATTTCTATTGCTTTTGACTTTATAACTTCTAATCGGACATCTATTCTattgatcaaaatttcattcaaatttgcaaTTAGTATTCTATTGGTTTCAGGTTCAGCTTGTTTACCATCTATATTTCTACTAAAAAAATCAGCTACTAGATTGTCTTCGCCTGTACAgtgtttaatttcaaatgtaTATTCTTGGAGTAGTAAACTCCAACGTATAAGTCGCATGCTTTGAAATTGagcagtttttaaaaatgttagTGCGTGATGATCAGTGATTATTAGAAATGGACATCCTATCAGATAAATTCTAAACTTTATTACTGCAAATACTATAGCAAgtaattctttttctgttgTATTATAATTAAGTTCGGCTTTCTTTAAACATCTACTTACTAACGATATTATTCTATGATCTCCCGCGGAATCTATTTGATACAGAATACCACTTATTCCGAGATTGCTGGCATCAGTTTGTACACGGAATTCGGTATTCGGAATGTAGTGATTTAACGTAACATACTTTAAAAACATCTCTTTCAGCTTATTAAAGGCTTTTGCATGCTGGCTTTTCCATTCCCAGTGAACATTATCTTTTAAAAGGTTACGAAGCGGTGTTACTTGATTTGCATATCTAATACTAAATTGCCTGTAATAATTACATACacctaaaaattgttgaagttgttttttattagtaggagccggaaatttctgtatTACTTCTAACTTTTCTGGCTTTGGATATACGCCAGTGGGTGTAATTATAAAACCTAAAAACGAAATCGAATCCCTACATAACAATGTTTTCGTTAAACGGATAGTGAAATTGTGTTGCATCAAACGGCTAAATACTAAATTTAAATGTTGCATATGAGAATCAAAATCAGGAGACGCAATAAGCAAGTCATCTATGTAACAAGTCAGAAAAGCAGAATATTCATTACCAATTGCTAAATTAAGTGCACGAATGAACCCACTTCCTGCCGTTTTAAGACCGAAAGGTATCCTACAAAATTGATATACAGTACCATTATGAACAAAAGCAGTAAATTgacgagaatttttctcaaggGGAATTTGCCAATATCCGTGTGTTAAATCTGTTGTCGTCATAATTTTAACACCATGATGTTTTCTCATAAGTTCTTCAATCAACGGCGGTGACTCATTATCAgcttcaataatattatttaaatgacGGGCATCTAAACAAATTCTCACTCCACCTTCTTTTTTAGGTACGATCCGAAGTGGATTACAAAAAGGGCTAATAGAACGTTCTATTATTCCTTCTTGGATCATATTTTGTATCTCTAAATCCACAGCTTCTCTATATTTTAACGGTACGGGGTACGATCGTTTCATAAATGGTCTATCAGTTGTAAGTTTGATTGAATGTTCATAAATTTTAGCACAGCCTGGTTTATCAGAAAACAGGTGCTCATATTGacataacaatttttcaagaactACTCTTTGCTCACCGTTCAGACCCATAAGACTTGTCACGATCGTTCGGACATCCTCACAAAAACTTTGATCATTATTCTTACGTATAATTGCTCTACTAAAACAATTCAAAGATTCCTCAATGAAATTATCTTCACACAAATTATAATCCTCTTTTAAAATTTGACCATTCCAATCACTTTGATTTATATCATCAATTACTAATGCatcaaattcatcaatttcatcACAATCAATAGttacattttctatttctaaatggacattttcattaattttttctacaacgatattataattttcttcaatacgACACACGTCATCATtatctatctctttctctatgCTCCTCCTCTCAtcattaatattcataatgtttaaatcatttttacattttacagaaatattttcacatacattttcatattGTTTGACATTATTTATCACGTTATTGCTCACGATTGTcatattatcatcattgtttTCATAAACTTTCGAAACGACTATATTATCAATATCAAATCGATTTCTATTATCTAATTTGATTGGGTAATTATTGCATTTTATGTTAACAATTTGTATATACGTTTTTTGATCCCATGCAAATGATTTTAGCTGTTCTGAAGATTCCCGACCGTACGAGCAGAACGACGGTGCAACGAGCGttccatttatttcaatagttTTGCATCCATAATCTAACAAGACTCTATTTATGAACAACCAATCATTaccaaaaataatatcatttacTAAATGTGGTACGATTAAAAAGACCGTACGTATAATTTTGTCTCCTATACTAACATCTACAAGTATTTGTCGCCTGACTGGAGTAGTTTTTTGTCCTATAGCCGATAATACTAATACATTACTAACAGGAAGTTCATTTAAATCATGATTGTTTTTtaagtatttataaaatttttccgacaTGCAAGTTATTTGGCTTCCGGTATCAATCAAAgctgaaacttgattttttaaaataacaacATGTATGTGCGGTCCCTTAGATAAGTGGTTTTCTGTATCTTGATTCTTTGCTATATACGGATTATCATTCATATCATTTACAAGGTCCTTAGCTAAATTTATATAGtcacaacacgatgcgggaccCACTCGCAACGCGTTGTTATTTAGTTTAAATGTTTATTTAGCACATTATTTACGCCTTGTTGTCCCATAACTTGATTATTTGTATTTAATAATGGAGGTGGTGGATAGCTAAAATTAGGTAATACTATTTGATTATTTGCAGATGTTGAGAAATTATTCGAACTTTGCCCATTTGACATTACATTGTTTGTATTCGGATTTTGCGGAATATTCTGGGTATAATTTTGGCAATTGAAGTATGATTGAGGAATTGTTTGGTAATTAGCAGGTTGATAATTTGTATCTTGACTATTATTATGTTTATATGttgtgtttttaaaattttgagattgaGTTATAGAATTagtaatattttgattttgacgTCTTTCATTGTCTCGTTCTTGATACGTACTATCTAAATGCGATAAAGTCTGTTCTATTTGTTTCGtatcagaaaaatttactGTTGCCAATATATCGCGAACTCTGTTCGGCAATTGTTGAACAattgtgtaattaatttcaaatacatcTAATTTTGGCGTAAAGTATTTAGCTTCAACAACTTGcttgaaaaaatacatttgcAATGATCCATCTTGTGATTTGTATTTTCGAGAACTCCACTTGTTTTTTGCCTTTACTTGTATAGGaatcgagtaaaatttttccagaaatgcTCTCTTAAAAACATCATAATTTTCGATTTGCTGCTTAATTGAATCCCACCACAATCTAGCTCtaccttttaatttattttctataattccTAATTTCCATTGaccaacaatattttttaaattaaaatagctctccatattatttaaaaattctatcgGATTTGAAGTTTCTTCGTCATAAAATTCAGGAGTATTTATCTCGATATGAGTTCTTTGCAAACTAGCTACCAATCCACTTACCAATGTTTCATCATTATTTACTGTATTTGTTTGTTGTGGACGAAACGTTTCTAGTATTTCCCGTTGCTCTCGATTTTgcgttttcaatatttgaatctCCCGTGCTAATTCTTCGTTTCGTGTTTGCTGACTTTGTAGCTGAACCACGCATTCTCTTAATCCAGATAGACTCGCTAATTCCTCCTTAAGACGTTCCAACTGTTCTTCCATGTTCATATTTATTGTAGGTTTTTCTGAGCTCGCCTTTGTCTCTGTCCTCGTCGCTATCGGTGAATGTACAATTTTGGACCTGGTTTTAATGGTCGAACGATTAGCCATCAATAtatgttaaatttattttacgtaaTTTTCCTGCATTTCAACGCCATAAAACAATTAacataaaaacgaaaatcacaaatatatatataaaaagataaagagaCTTTTGTTCGGGCGCCAATTTTGtaacgaatttaataaattgaagtgtaagattaaaattataaaatatactgtcaaattaataatgaaataaaataaacatataaaaagaaatgaatgtatgtataaataaaaatacaaataaatataaataaaagtataaataaatataaataaaaatataaagaagtataaataaaaatataaataaatataaataaaaagatagcaacacaaaattaataataaataattaaaaagaacgaTAAAATGCTGAATAAAAATCCCTTTTAGGCGATCACTTATCTTTTTTTGATTGGATTTGTGCGTTATCGTTTGGCGATCGTCTTTTAGTCGGTCCTTGAtcctttattaaaaaatatatatatatatatcccaaCAGGGTCgacgaaagaaataaataatgtaaataattattaaaatcacagcagaagaaaaagtaaaagaatttGCTTGGCCAAGCATAGATATAATGTCTTATTTCTGTGACGTTTGCGGACCGACTGTCCGATAGCACGAACCCAACGTCTCGCCAGTGCCGCACATATACACCTCAAAATAGCgctacatatgtgtatatacatacaggttcTTACAACATTGTAAATGCACCTTGACAGGCATTACTGCTAACAAGCCATCAAAGAATGCCGATGTTCGGATGGAAGTGCTGTGTGGCAGGATTTGATCCGGCGATTAAACACGTCAAGAAACGACCTTTGAATGGTGAAAAACGAATCGAAGTGACTGAATCATTGGCAACTGCTTCGGCTACCATTTGGCGCAGAAATTTTGCTAGAGATCATATGGATATGTATGACGGTGAGCCTCCGAACCTTTACAGGGCAGCGACTTTGCGAAAAGGAAAGCAGGAGAGAcgggataaattttcaaaagtgaAAGGGACGTGTGCCATTTCCAgtttaaataatatgaaatatacCGACTACGCAGGTTCTATACACGCTCTAAGTCACGATCCTTTTTTCGTACACCATTGGACCACCACACAAATAGCGGTGTATATAGATCACCACGACGTCGTAGATATCGATGCTACCGGTTCattaataaagaaatttctctTACCAAATGGTGAACAATGTCCGCACATTTATCTGTACCAGGCACTTGTGGATACCGGGACCTACAAAATGCCGGTATTTCAAATGTTGAGCGCCGCCCAGAACTTAAATGCCATTCAGTATTGGCTTTGCGAATTTCTGAGAATCGGCGAGAGACACAAATCCGGGTTCCCCCTACCACGAACAGTGGTATGCGACTTTGATAAAGCAGTACTTAATGCCATTGCCAAAGCATTTGGTTAAAACGCGAATCTCAAGGCTTACTTGTCGACATGCTCTACTCTTGAAAGAAGCCGAAATTCAGATTCCTAATTGTTTTATACGTTTAGATATTTGCCATTATATGCACTTTTTGTcacgatggaaatttttttcagcactaCAAAATCCcacagtaaaaaatttttatcgttctgCCTTCGCATTACTAACAAAGCAAACAGTTTTTGCACAATTTGTAGATTTAGCAAAAAGCATCGCTATTTTGTCCCTCAGTGAAGATATCGGAAAGAACAACCTGGGAGAGGAAGTGCCAGCTGAACGCGCACGCTGTATGATTACTGGAAAGATCAAAGGTATCGATGATTTACAAATCCCAGAAGAACTTCCTGATGATAACGGTAATTGTATTCACGAGCATGAAACTTCGTTAGACGATTGTAGCATCGTGTCCTGGGCCCATGGACTATTAGATGAATGTCGCCATACGGTAGCGTCGTCGAGTACGGGTGATCAGCCGAACCCTTATTATGTCCCGGAAatcagcaaaaaattgaaaactttattATACTATTTTCCCTTATATACGGGCGTGATGATTGGTGTTTTCGGATACGGGGAAGTAAATATAAGCTCTGCACCTGTCGAGTCGGAAATGAATGACGTGAAGCACGTTATGTTGCGCAACGAATCCCGACCAATAAGGGCAGACAAATATGTCGCTACGCATTTGTTGTCGTTCGAAGGCAGAGCAAAGCTAGCTGTTGCCTCACAGGAATGGGCAATGCAGGATGACAGTGCAAAAAAAGATGCATCCTGTTCCATCCAGAGCGTAAAACAATCACCGACGAGGTTGACTCCGATTCTTTTTAACGATGACGAAGAATTGGTTAATATGATGGTACCGGAAAATATACCAAATGCGATGAGTTCGACTCCAATTGACGATATGAATACGGTTGTACCTCAAAATATAGCAAACACTGACGACTATTTAACGATCAAACGAACTTACCTGTTGTGAAGTTCGATCGTAATTATATGTAGAGTCTCGTTTGAGATGATTACATCGTAGTACCGCCTACTTCACACGCTAGTGTCACGAATATTCAGAGCTTAACAAAAAAGACCGCCCGGCCTCCGTGGCGCTGCGGTCGTTCCCTCTCCAAGTCATATTGTTCAAAGTAACCCCAGAaggattaaaataataaaaccaaCACATTTCAATAAATGAAGGGGAGGGAATAGTAACAATGGAACGAAAAACGTTCTAAGGGTGGGCTGTAATCATCTCAAACGAGACTCTACATATAATTACGATCGAACTTCACAACAGGTAAGTTCGTTTGATCGTTAAATTATATTACGAGTCTCGTTTTCGAGATTACATCGTAGATGTTCAGAAACaactcattttattattttcaaacagccTTAGGCAACACAAAATACAACCGTATCGAGACCAACGGTCTCTCGAGAAACAAGGAAATACGGTTTTTTCCGTTTTAtactaataaaattcaaacagtATTATCTTAACAAATATCGATTAGATTTATGCGAACACGGTCGCTGCAAACTCTTTTCTGCCCGACTTAATCGGccgattataatattttgcgAATACCTGTGAATCCTCAGACCAACCCGCGGTATTCCTTATCGCACTGATATCTAAACCCTTTGCTAAGGCCGCCGACGTAGACGCGTGCCTTGTACTGTATGCCGTAAACTCGGGACCTATGCCACTCTTCGCCAACACTGATCGGATCCATCGACTTATTGTTTGTGTACTTGCCGATCTAAAGGGCCTTCTTGATGTGATTAACACATTATTACAATCGCCTTTAAGCGGTTTCGTTATTTCCAAATACCTTTTCAACGTGCTCGCTATGCACAGCCTGGGCTGTTCACGAAAGTACGGCAGCAACAAAAGCAGCTGAAAAGCCCCGGGGCGCGACGTTTTTACAATGTCCGAGATCTTTATCTCGAAGCCCTGTGCcgaatggaaaatattatcgAGTCTCATAAGCGAGAAGGTCTGCATTCGATGAGCCGTACCCAAGGCTAACAGCGTAACTAATCTCTCCGACAACTGTTGAATGCTCAACGATTCTAGTGGGTATAAGTTCGCAATGAACGCAAGTACTATACCGACATCCCATGTTTCGTCGTATCGAGGTTTCATTGGTCTAAGCCGAAAAATACCCTTGAAAAATCTACTGATAACCCGATCGTTAGTCACGTCGTTCGCTGATATTAATGAAATTGCTGATCGCGTCGAGTTTAATGTACCATAGGAGGCTCCTAGACTAAAtcttttctgtaaaaattcgaGGACGCCGTTCGCGCTCGCTTCGTAAATGTCCGTTTCCGTCTCGTGACAGAAATTCACCCATAGTCTAATAGATCCCGCGTACTGCTTCCACGTACTCTCGGCGAGTGAGGCCAACAACGTCTCGATCACTGAGTCCGAGAATTTCTTGCGGCGGTAAGATTCGCGGACAACTTCCCGGCAATCAACACCAGTGACCTCTGTAATGGGTGTTGGAGAGACCTACAAGGAGACAATAAAAGCCATTTAGCGGGAGTAAAGATTATGGGTTCCCCCACTAGAAGATCCATAAATAGAGGAAACCATGGTTGCGAGGGCCAATTTGGCACTATCGCAATACCACAGGCGCGATCTGCTATAACCTTTCGAAGAAACCTGAGCACTAATGCAAACGGTgggattgcaaaaaaaataatcggatTTCCAGTTTATCGTGAACGCGTCAATAGCTAGGGCATCAGGATCTCTGTGCCACGAACAGTAAGCTTGACATTTTGCGTTTATCCTGGATGCGGACAAATCCAAATTTGGTTCACCGAAttcgaatattattttctcgtaTGCCCAACTCGACAGTTCCCATTCCGtatctatattttttatcctcgACTCCCTATCCGCCTCAACGTTCTCTTTGGACGCTATATACGACGCGAAAATCCAAATCTTTCTACACTCGCACCACTGCCAAATCTCTTGGGCTATCCCGTGAAGCGCGGCATATTGAACACCTCCCATCCGATTAACATAGGCAATAGCTGTCGTGTTATCGAtacgtaataaaatttcacaatcatATAAATCGCTTGCAAAACATTTAAGCGCCATCAAGACAGCGATAAGTTCGAGCTGGTTAATGTGCAACTCCCTTTCCGTGTCGCTCCAAAAACCGTGTGTACCCTCGTTATCACAATACGCGCCCCAGCCCGTTTTGGACGCGTCCGAGTAAATCTCCTTAACAAACCGGAAACTTCTTATCGGCCCAAATGACGTTTTAATATTTCGTTTCCACCAATCAAATTCGATTTGCAAATATGCGGATAATTCAAGCCGTGCATCGTAATTCCCCCCGCTAATTAACAGgccgaaaaacttttctcgtTCAAACCTCTTGGTGTATAGCCAACCGTACTCAATTGCGCGACAACAGTCGACTAACTTCCCGATAAAATGAGCGAATTCTCGGATCGTACAAAACTTGCGATGACTAAAGTCGTCGATCAAAtctatcatttttcttctttttacttccGGTAACTCTAATCTCATTCTATGAGAGTTAATAACAAATCCCAGAAAAGTACAATTCTTCTTGGGGACCAAGCtacttttttgataatttactATAAACCCCAGAGCCTGAAGTTCTCTGAGAGTGCATTCTGCGTTTCTGCGACACGCGTTCGAGTCCGAACCGATGCAAAGGATGTCGTCTAAATAGACCGTCGAGATGAATCCCTTTCCTCTCAAATAATTTACTACCGGTTTCaggattttcgtaaaaatataCGGCGCCGTGCAGAGACCAAACGGGAGGCATACAAATTCGTAAATTATATCCCCGAAAACAAACCTTAAATATTTTCGGCTTTCCGCGTGCATCGATACCATAAAATACGCGTCTTGTAAGTCTATGTTACACATATAATCGCCCCGTGAGATTAGTTTTATCGCCGTTCTGATGTCCTCCAACTTAAAATGTTGCGTGACTATAAAACtattcagttttttcaagTTCAATACAAATCTCATTTTCCCGTTTGACTTTGGTACTAAAAAATACGACGAAATGAATTGTCCCGGACATGGCAGACAGGGTCTGACTGCGCCCAGTTCCAGCAGCTTGGTGATCGCGAGTTCCATATCCTCGCGATCAAACGAAGAAATAAATCTTGGCTGAGGAGGAGGGATAGCCTGATATACCGACTGGTCAAATTCGATtctatacaaataaaaatacaacgaacgttcaaaaattaatgataatgaGAGCAAAGAATTTGGAAAGAGAATCTAAAAATAAGAACATGGTAACAGTAAAAACAcaggtcaaaaaaaaaagaaataaaaaaaaaagaagaggaaccAAAATCCAGCCACGTCCACGTCGTTGGTTCTGGGTCATGCCGAGAGTGGGAACACGGAATAAAATGCGAAATTCTGAAAGTGCATAAACACCATTCTGGCTGTAAACCGTTATATCCGCTGATAAGTTATCTAAAATTCGATCACAAATTATTTCTGGAAAATATGACGGTCGAATTAATTTTGGTAGGAGATTGAGTCTGAATATAATcattataattcatttttcacaatatgtATCGATCAAATACTACAACTCTCCTGGAATTTTCAGGCTCCTCCCGGGACTAGTAATCATTCATCCAAAAAAAGAAGTTGTCTGATGTACGAATGTAAGGGTCCTGATGAAAAGCTTTTCAGAATACCGTATAAACTACCAATTTTGAGCATgttcattattataaacaagATGCAGGACACATAGCAGTACATTATATTGCTGT encodes:
- the LOC124412778 gene encoding uncharacterized protein LOC124412778, with the translated sequence MELAITKLLELGAVRPCLPCPGQFISSYFLVPKSNGKMRFVLNLKKLNSFIVTQHFKLEDIRTAIKLISRGDYMCNIDLQDAYFMVSMHAESRKYLRFVFGDIIYEFVCLPFGLCTAPYIFTKILKPVVNYLRGKGFISTVYLDDILCIGSDSNACRRNAECTLRELQALGFIVNYQKSSLVPKKNCTFLGFVINSHRMRLELPEVKRRKMIDLIDDFSHRKFCTIREFAHFIGKLVDCCRAIEYGWLYTKRFEREKFFGLLISGGNYDARLELSAYLQIEFDWWKRNIKTSFGPIRSFRFVKEIYSDASKTGWGAYCDNEGTHGFWSDTERELHINQLELIAVLMALKCFASDLYDCEILLRIDNTTAIAYVNRMGGVQYAALHGIAQEIWQWCECRKIWIFASYIASKENVEADRESRIKNIDTEWELSSWAYEKIIFEFGEPNLDLSASRINAKCQAYCSWHRDPDALAIDAFTINWKSDYFFCNPTVCISAQVSSKGYSRSRLWYCDSAKLALATMVSPTPITEVTGVDCREVVRESYRRKKFSDSVIETLLASLAESTWKQYAGSIRLWVNFCHETETDIYEASANGVLEFLQKRFSLGASYGTLNSTRSAISLISANDVTNDRVISRFFKGIFRLRPMKPRYDETWDVGIVLAFIANLYPLESLSIQQLSERLVTLLALGTAHRMQTFSLMRLDNIFHSAQGFEIKISDIVKTSRPGAFQLLLLLPYFREQPRLCIASTLKRYLEITKPLKGDCNNVLITSRRPFRSASTQTISRWIRSVLAKSGIGPEFTAYSTRHASTSAALAKGLDISAIRNTAGWSEDSQVFAKYYNRPIKSGRKDIKRKKPYFLVSRETVGLDTVVFCVA